A single window of Gossypium arboreum isolate Shixiya-1 chromosome 13, ASM2569848v2, whole genome shotgun sequence DNA harbors:
- the LOC108464126 gene encoding transcription factor HBP-1b(c38)-like isoform X2, whose protein sequence is MDFSGKEANTICSSRISNFRTLRQSLGFCIEDAIDLMQNNLFNYIKSSSEAVADAQFGALSKGHRLNTTKRSCQILYLISWSGELGGSSMADASPRTDTSTDDTDEKNQRFGRGQMNAIVASDSSDRSKDKTDQKTLRRLAQNREAARKSRLRKKAYVQQLESSRLKLTQLEQELQRARQQGIFISSSGDQSHSMSGNGALAFDVEYARWLEEHNRKINELRTAVNSHAGDAELRIIVDSVTTHFDDIFRLKGTAAKADVFHILSGMWKTPAERCFLWIGGFRSSELLKLLSNQLEPLTEQQFMGIQKLQQSSQQAEDSLSQGMEALQQSLAETLANGSPSAPSGSSGNVANYMGQMAMAMGKLGTLEGFLLQADNLRQQTLQQMHRILTTRQSARALLAINDYFSRLRALSSLWLARPRE, encoded by the exons ATGGATTTCAGTGGTAAAGAGGCAAACACCATTTGCTCTTCTAGAATTTCAAACTTTAGAACCCTTAGGCAATCTCTTGGATTTTGCATTGAGGATGCTATCGATCTTATGCAAA ATAATCTATTTAATTACATAAAGTCAAGTTCCGAAGCAGTAGCTGATGCCCAGTTTGGTGCTTTAAGCAAG GGTCACAGGCTAAACACTACAAAAAGATCCTGCCAAATCTTGTATCTAATTAGCTGGTCAGGAGAATTGGGAGGTTCCAGTATGGCAGATGCCAGCCCCAGGACTGATACTTCAACAGATGACACTGATGAGAAGAATCAAAGG TTTGGAAGAGGTCAAATGAATGCTATTGTGGCTTCTGATTCTAGCGATAGATCAAAAGATAAAACAGATCAGAAG ACATTGCGTAGGCTTGCTCAAAATCGTGAGGCTGCAAGAAAAAGCCGGTTAAGGAAAAAG GCATATGTGCAGCAATTGGAGAGTAGCCGACTGAAACTGACTCAACTTGAGCAAGAGCTACAGCGAGCTCGTCAGCAG GGGATATTCATTTCAAGCTCAGGAGATCAATCTCATTCAATGAGTGGAAATG GTGCACTGGCATTTGACGTTGAATATGCACGGTGGCTAGAGGAGCACAATCGGAAGATAAATGAGTTGAGGACTGCAGTCAATTCACATGCTGGTGATGCAGAACTTCGCATTATTGTGGACAGTGTTACAACGCATTTTGATGACATTTTCAGGCTGAAAGGCACTGCGGCAAAAGCTGATGTTTTCCATATCTTATCAGGAATGTGGAAAACACCAGCAGAGCGGTGTTTTCTGTGGATTGGAGGCTTCCGTTCATCTGAGCTTCTTAAG CTTCTTTCAAATCAATTGGAGCCTCTAACTGAGCAACAGTTTATGGGAATCCAAAAGTTGCAGCAGTCATCACAACAGGCTGAAGATTCATTGTCACAAGGGATGGAAGCATTGCAACAATCTTTGGCTGAGACTTTGGCCAATGGTTCACCTTCTGCCCCTTCTGGATCATCTGGGAATGTGGCAAACTATATGGGTCAAATGGCCATGGCCATGGGAAAGCTAGGAACTCTTGAAGGGTTCCTTCTTCAG GCTGATAATCTGCGTCAACAAACACTGCAACAAATGCATCGAATTTTGACAACTAGGCAATCAGCTCGGGCTCTTCTTGCCATAAATGATTATTTTTCTCGGCTTCGAGCTCTCAGTTCTCTTTGGCTGGCTCGGCCCCGGGAGTGA
- the LOC108463056 gene encoding CO(2)-response secreted protease-like: MLSSQLKFPCAKKLSHSPYIYTEFILAKSTTNTITIMSCLLQLLSFFLIISSATSIQTPKHYVVYMGSSAGETAESDHLQLLSTVIPREERERISITNHYNHALRGFSAMLTDDEASELSGRDGVVSVFPDSILQLHTTRSWDFLDDNSNPKLNRGSYLQPHKSSYDVIIGMIDTGIWAESPSFKDEGMGEIPKRWKGVCMEGPDFKKSDCNRKLIGARYYSVMHASNGNNTTQIRVDKSPRDTVGHGTHTASIAAGALVANASYHGLAQGTARGGSPLFRIAAYKACSEDGCPGSTILKAIDDAVKDGVDIISISIGTSAFLQSDFLKDPIAIGAFHAEQMGVMVVCSGGNEGPDPFTVINAAPWIFTVAASNIDRDFQSKVLLGNGRIFQGSAINFSNLTRTETYPLAYGKDIAAKYSPIPEARSCYPGSLDPEKVKGKIIVCFDGFPVVSRTIKKLVAEDAKAKGLILINENDKSAPFDSGPFPFTEVGTTIGYKILKYINSNKNPSATILPTVEIPRIKPAPVVAYFSSRGPSVLTENILKPDIMAPGVAILAAVTPKDEEESASDGEKPGGYALRSGTSMACPHVTGASALVKSVHPKWTSSMIRSALMTTATVYDNMRKPLTNSSASFAIPHEMGVGEISPVKALNPGLVFETTTEDYLRFLCYNGSPEKTIRSMSKTNFKCPTKSSDDLISNINYPSISISKLEKSKGFLTIKRSVTNVGHPNVTYTSTAQTPMGMKVKVLPKKITFLENVKRVSFKVLFDGSEASGGYNFGYITWSAAQYSVRMVFAVNVE; this comes from the exons ATGCTTTCCTCACAGCTCAAGTTTCCATGTGCCAAAAAGCTCTCACACAGTCCCTATATATACACTGAATTCATCCTTGCAAAATCCACAACCAACACCATTACCATAATGTCTTGTCTGCTGCAACTCTTGTCTTTTTTTCTCATTATCTCTTCAGCTACATCAATCCAAACCCCAAAG CATTATGTTGTATACATGGGAAGCTCAGCTGGTGAAACTGCAGAATCAGATCACCTGCAATTACTGTCCACAGTAATTCCAAG GGAGGAAAGAGAAAGGATTTCAATTACAAATCATTATAATCATGCATTGAGAGGATTCTCTGCAATGCTTACTGATGATGAAGCTTCTGAGTTGTCTG GAAGAGATGGGGTGGTATCGGTTTTTCCCGATTCAATTCTTCAATTACATACAACACGATCGTGGGATTTCTTAGACGACAACTCAAACCCTAAGTTAAATCGTGGATCATATCTGCAGCCTCATAAATCTAGTTATGATGTCATTATTGGCATGATCGATACAG GAATTTGGGCCGAGTCTCCAAGTTTCAAAGATGAAGGAATGGGAGAAATACCTAAAAGATGGAAAGGAGTTTGCATGGAGGGACCAGACTTCAAAAAGTCTGATTGTAACAg GAAGTTGATAGGAGCAAGATACTACAGTGTAATGCATGCATCTAATGGAAACAACACAACACAAATAAGAGTTGACAAATCTCCAAGGGACACTGTTGGCCATGGAACTCACACTGCTTCTATTGCAGCTGGTGCCTTAGTAGCCAACGCTAGTTACCATGGCTTGGCTCAAGGTACTGCTAGGGGTGGTTCACCCCTTTTTAGGATTGCAGCCTATAAGGCATGTTCCGAAGACGGTTGCCCCGGTTCCACCATATTAAAGGCAATCGACGATGCCGTTAAAGATGGTGTCGATATCATCTCCATTTCTATCGGAACGAGTGCTTTCCTCCAATCTGACTTCTTGAAAGATCCTATTGCCATTGGAGCATTTCATGCAGAACAAATGGGGGTCATGGTGGTCTGTTCAGGTGGCAATGAAGGACCTGATCCTTTCACTGTTATAAATGCAGCACCATGGATTTTCACTGTGGCAGCTTCTAATATTGATAGGGATTTTCAGTCGAAGGTGCTTTTAGGAAATGGAAGAATCTTTCAA GGGTCTGCCATTAATTTTTCGAACCTCACTCGAACCGAGACATATCCACTTGCATATGGAAAGGACATTGCTGCTAAGTACAGTCCAATACCAGAAGCAAG GAGTTGCTATCCTGGATCATTAGATCCGGAAAAGGTAAAAGGGAAGATAATTGTTTGTTTCGACGGTTTCCCTGTCGTGTCGAGGACAATCAAGAAACTCGTAGCCGAAGATGCCAAAGCTAAAGGATtgattttgatcaatgaaaatgATAAAAGTGCTCCATTTGATTCAGGACCATTTCCATTCACTGAAGTTGGAACTACTATAGGATATAAAATTCTCAAGTACATCAACTCTAACAA GAACCCATCTGCAACTATTCTTCCTACAGTTGAAATTCCAAGAATTAAACCAGCACCAGTGGTAGCATATTTTTCATCAAGAGGTCCTAGTGTACTAACAGAAAACATTCTCAAg ccTGATATAATGGCACCAGGAGTTGCCATTTTAGCTGCAGTAACTCCAAAAGATGAAGAAGAGAGTGCCTCAGATGGCGAGAAACCGGGCGGATATGCCCTAAGATCCGGAACATCAATGGCTTGTCCACATGTAACAGGGGCTTCAGCATTGGTTAAATCAGTACATCCTAAATGGACTTCTTCCATGATCAGATCGGCACTAATGACAACTG CAACTGTGTATGATAACATGAGGAAACCATTGACGAACAGTTCGGCTTCTTTTGCCATCCCACACGAGATGGGAGTTGGAGAAATAAGTCCAGTTAAAGCCCTTAATCCGGGATTAGTCTTCGAAACAACAACCGAAGATTACCTTAGGTTCCTTTGTTATAACGGATCCCCAGAGAAAACGATACGTTCCATGTCGAAAACGAACTTCAAATGTCCAACGAAATCCTCTGATGATCTCATTTCCAACATCAATTATCCATCAATCTCCATAAGTAAACTAGAAAAAAGCAAAGGGTTCTTAACTATTAAAAGAAGTGTTACAAATGTTGGACACCCAAATGTGACATATACTTCCACTGCGCAAACTCCCATGGGAATGAAAGTGAAGGTTTTACCCAAAAAGATTACATTTTTAGAGAATGTAAAGAGGGTTTCTTTCAAAGTGTTATTTGATGGCAGTGAGGCTTCAGGTGggtataattttggatatataacATGGTCTGCTGCTCAATATTCTGTTCGTATGGTGTTCGCAGTGAATGTTGAGTGA
- the LOC108463014 gene encoding origin of replication complex subunit 4, with the protein MGREKEKEKPSEKALNLLRSRLSDPNFIFRPLSDSPDSNYSKLKFIISTSVTEACNNSILLLGPRGSGKVAVLELVLSDLLQQYPEAISVIRLNGLLHSDDNCALKEIARQLCMEHQLLFSKVASFDDNSQFMIAMLRECGLAHKTIIFVLDEFDFFAQGKQRLLYSLLDAMQSVNSQAVVIGVSCRLDVDQLLEKRVRSRFSHRKLLFLSPSKEDTERFMEHILSLPMDSSLPHNYAAEFNGRLKKILSDERFKELIDTYLSFNFTIGHLVRFLFQAVSYMDLNAGFLSLGNFKTALSSNQRQLKLESIRDCSVLELYMMVCMKRLEVKEQTSYNFYSVMTEYKSIHDSFQTSDYYAANVCLRAFEHLLQCQLISFIDNKGHNQSVEFRPVKLLISSAELHQGLKSYQQCPAILLKLMDR; encoded by the exons ATGGgaagagaaaaagagaaagaaaagccGTCTGAGAAAGCTCTAAATCTCCTTAGATCTCGTCTCTCTGACCCTAATTTCATCTTTCGACCCCTCTCCGATTCTCCTGACAGTAACTACAG CAAGTTGAAGTTTATAATTTCCACTTCAGTTACGGAAGCATGCAATAATTCGATTCTGCTTCTTGGTCCTCGTGGGTCAGGGAAAGTCGCG GTTTTGGAACTTGTTCTCAGCGATCTTCTTCAGCAATATCCTGAAGCAATATCAGTG ATTAGACTGAATGGCCTTCTGCATAGTGATGACAATTGTGCACTTAAG GAAATTGCTCGACAGTTATGCATGGAACATCAACTTTTGTTCTCGAAAGTG GCATCATTTGATGACAACTCCCAGTTCATGATAGCAATGTTAAG GGAATGTGGATTAGCACATAAAACGATTATTTTTgtgcttgatgaatttgatttttTTGCTCAG GGAAAACAAAGATTACTTTATAGCTTGCTAGATGCAATGCAGTCCGTGAATTCACAAGCTGTTGTCATTGGTGTGAGCTGTCGACTG GATGTTGACCAGCTTCTTGAAAAAAGAGTGAGATCTCGTTTTTCACACAGAAAGCTGCTATTTCTTTCTCCCTCTAAAGAAGATACAGAAAG ATTCATGGAGCACATTTTGTCCTTGCCGATGGATTCAAGCCTTCCCCACAACTACGCTGCTGAATTTAATGGAAGGCTAAAA AAAATTTTATCAGATGAGAGATTCAAAGAACTGATTGATACCTATTTGAGTTTCAATTTCACAATTGGTCATCTGGTTAGGTTTCT ATTTCAAGCTGTTTCTTATATGGATTTGAATGCTGGGTTCCTTTCACTTGGGAACTTCAAAACTGCACTTTCCAGCAACCAGAGGCAGCTAAAGTTGGAAAGCATAAGAG ATTGCTCTGTATTGGAACTCTATATGATGGTATGCATGAAAAGGTTGGAAGTTAAGGAGCAGACCTCTTATAACTTCTATTCTGTTATGACAG AATACAAGAGCATACATGATTCATTCCAAACTTCTGACTACTACGCAGCAAATGTTTGTTTACGG GCATTTGAACACCTTCTACAATGTCAATTGATTAGTTTTATAGACAACAAAGGGCACAATCAATCTGTTGAATTTCGTCCTGTAAAGCTTCTAATTTCATCAGCTGAACTACATCAGGGGCTGAAGTCATACCAGCAGTGTCCT GCCATCCTTCTCAAATTAATGGATCGATAA
- the LOC108464126 gene encoding transcription factor TGAL1-like isoform X1 codes for MADASPRTDTSTDDTDEKNQRFGRGQMNAIVASDSSDRSKDKTDQKTLRRLAQNREAARKSRLRKKAYVQQLESSRLKLTQLEQELQRARQQGIFISSSGDQSHSMSGNGALAFDVEYARWLEEHNRKINELRTAVNSHAGDAELRIIVDSVTTHFDDIFRLKGTAAKADVFHILSGMWKTPAERCFLWIGGFRSSELLKLLSNQLEPLTEQQFMGIQKLQQSSQQAEDSLSQGMEALQQSLAETLANGSPSAPSGSSGNVANYMGQMAMAMGKLGTLEGFLLQADNLRQQTLQQMHRILTTRQSARALLAINDYFSRLRALSSLWLARPRE; via the exons ATGGCAGATGCCAGCCCCAGGACTGATACTTCAACAGATGACACTGATGAGAAGAATCAAAGG TTTGGAAGAGGTCAAATGAATGCTATTGTGGCTTCTGATTCTAGCGATAGATCAAAAGATAAAACAGATCAGAAG ACATTGCGTAGGCTTGCTCAAAATCGTGAGGCTGCAAGAAAAAGCCGGTTAAGGAAAAAG GCATATGTGCAGCAATTGGAGAGTAGCCGACTGAAACTGACTCAACTTGAGCAAGAGCTACAGCGAGCTCGTCAGCAG GGGATATTCATTTCAAGCTCAGGAGATCAATCTCATTCAATGAGTGGAAATG GTGCACTGGCATTTGACGTTGAATATGCACGGTGGCTAGAGGAGCACAATCGGAAGATAAATGAGTTGAGGACTGCAGTCAATTCACATGCTGGTGATGCAGAACTTCGCATTATTGTGGACAGTGTTACAACGCATTTTGATGACATTTTCAGGCTGAAAGGCACTGCGGCAAAAGCTGATGTTTTCCATATCTTATCAGGAATGTGGAAAACACCAGCAGAGCGGTGTTTTCTGTGGATTGGAGGCTTCCGTTCATCTGAGCTTCTTAAG CTTCTTTCAAATCAATTGGAGCCTCTAACTGAGCAACAGTTTATGGGAATCCAAAAGTTGCAGCAGTCATCACAACAGGCTGAAGATTCATTGTCACAAGGGATGGAAGCATTGCAACAATCTTTGGCTGAGACTTTGGCCAATGGTTCACCTTCTGCCCCTTCTGGATCATCTGGGAATGTGGCAAACTATATGGGTCAAATGGCCATGGCCATGGGAAAGCTAGGAACTCTTGAAGGGTTCCTTCTTCAG GCTGATAATCTGCGTCAACAAACACTGCAACAAATGCATCGAATTTTGACAACTAGGCAATCAGCTCGGGCTCTTCTTGCCATAAATGATTATTTTTCTCGGCTTCGAGCTCTCAGTTCTCTTTGGCTGGCTCGGCCCCGGGAGTGA
- the LOC108461674 gene encoding uncharacterized protein LOC108461674 encodes MSTLKITKKHHRHLNNPFPSTPAYLPIIQGNLFINSQTLPPNQNSPLGKDFQLIWSTQNGGYLSISHVSHPSKSLWSTIPGQAFISAAMAETEVEESRGSFAIKDRDVHLVCDHQSIEDIILINQFDDFQLDYLDLDHLKTNSKFADSPFLIITGHIFSKRTKKWLQSSSIYRSASARYWVLFDQKENNQIGFKVKIGQPKFQLHHHPKASRSTSLGRYRRLRRKLRRHRKWKLGWCWFLTRTKGLSINSSSEEELGESNVVETALEFNRVCLTYASERNERFFGFGEQFSHMDFKGKRVPIFVQEQGIGRGDQPITFAANLVSYRAGGDWSTTYAPSPFYMTSKMRSLYLEGYNYSVFDLTQPDRVQLQIHGNAMQGRILHGNSPLEIIEHFTEAIGRPPELPEWVISGAVVGMQGGTETVLRVWDKLRTYKVPISAFWLQDWVGQRETFIGSQLWWNWEVDVTRYPGWQQLVKDLSKHYIKVMTYCNPCLALMDEKPNKRRNLFEEAKELDILVKDDRGEPYMVPNTAFDVGMLDLTHPLTANWFKQILREMVDDGVRGWMADFGEGLPVDAVLYSGEDPIAAHNRYPELWAQINREFVEEWKSHCTGKEREDPQEDLVFFMRAGFRDSPKWGMLFWEGDQMVSWQANDGIKSSVVALLSSGLSGYAFNHSDIGGYCTMNLPFIRYCRTEELLLRWMELNAFTIVFRTHEGNKPWCNSQFYSNNKTLSHFARFAKVYKAWKFYRVELVKEAAQKGSPVCRHLFLHYPNDERVQSLSYEQFLVGSEILVVPVLHKGKKNVKVHFPVGETCSWQHIWTGKTYQKQGCQAWVEAPLGYPAVFVKVGSIVGETFLRNLKNFDIL; translated from the exons ATGTCAACCCTTAAGATCACTAAAAAGCACCACAGACATCTAAACAACCCTTTCCCTTCCACACCAGCATATCTCCCCATCATTCAAGGTAACCTCTTCATCAATTCCCAAACACTACCTCCCAACCAAAATTCCCCTCTTGGCAAGGATTTTCAGCTTATTTGGAGCACCCAAAATGGTGGGTATCTCTCAATTTCCCACGTTTCACACCCTTCAAAGTCATTATGGTCCACTATCCCTGGACAAGCATTTATATCAGCAGCCATGGCTGAAACAGAGGTGGAAGAAAGCAGGGGATCTTTTGCTATCAAAGATAGAGATGTTCACCTGGTTTGTGATCATCAGAGTATTGAAGATATTATTTTGATCAATCAATTTGATGACTTTCAACTTGATTATTTGGACTTAGATCACCTTAAAACGAATTCCAAATTTGCAGATTCCCCTTTTTTGATTATAACAGGGCATATTTTCAGCAAAAGGACAAAGAAATGGCTTCAAAGTTCAAGCATTTATAGGTCTGCTTCAGCAAGGTATTGGGTTTTGTTTGATCAAAAGGAAAATAACCAAATTGGATTCAAAGTCAAAATTGGACAACCAAAATTTCAGCTTCATCATCACCCCAAAGCTTCACGTTCAACATCATTAGGAAGGTACCGCCGTTTAAGGAGGAAACTAAGGCGGCATCGAAAATGGAAACTGGGATGGTGTTGGTTCCTTACAAGGACAAAAGGGTTGTCCATAAATTCTTCATCAGAGGAGGAACTAGGAGAATCCAATGTTGTAGAAACTGCCTTAGAATTCAATAGGGTTTGTTTAACCTATGCAAGTGAAAGAAACGAGAGATTTTTTGGTTTTGGTGAGCAATTTTCTCACATGGATTTTAAGGGTAAAAGGGTACCTATTTTTGTTCAAGAACAAGGTATTGGAAGAGGAGATCAACCTATTACTTTTGCTGCTAACTTGGTTAGCTATAG AGCTGGTGGAGACTGGAGCACTACTTATGCTCCTTCACCTTTCTATATGACATCCAAAATGAGGTCTCTTTACTTGGAAGGATACAACTATTCTGTATTCGATCTTACTCAACCTGATAGGGTCCAATTACAG ATACATGGAAATGCAATGCAAGGGAGGATACTACATGGAAACTCGCCTTTGGAGATCATTGAACACTTCACGGAAGCCATTGGGAGGCCTCCCGAGCTTCCTGAATGGGTGATATCTGGTGCGGTAGTTGGCATGCAAGGGGGTACAGAAACTGTACTCCGTGTTTGGGATAAATTGAGAACTTATAAGGTTCCCATTTCAGCATTTTGGTTGCAG GATTGGGTGGGGCAAAGGGAAACCTTTATCGGATCACAATTATGGTGGAACTGGGAAGTGGATGTAACAAGGTATCCTGGATGGCAACAGTTGGTTAAAGATCTTAGCAAACACTACATCAAAGTGATGACATACTGCAATCCTTGTTTAGCACTG ATGGATGAGAAGCCAAACAAAAGGCGAAATCTCTTTGAGGAAGCGAAAGAGCTAGACATTTTGGTGAAAGATGATCGTGGAGAACCGTACATGGTTCCAAATACAGCGTTTGATGTAGGAATGCTGGACTTGACACACCCACTGACTGCAAATTGGTTCAAGCAAATTTTACGCGAAATGGTGGATGATGGAGTTCGAGGATGGATGGCTGATTTTGGTGAAGGTCTGCCTGTGGATGCTGTACTTTATTCAG GTGAAGATCCTATTGCTGCTCATAACAGATATCCAGAATTATGGGCTCAAataaatcgagaatttgtggaaGAATGGAAAAGTCATTGCACAGGAAAGGAAAGAGAAGATCCCCAAGAGGACTTAGTCTTCTTCATGAGGGCTGGTTTCAGGGATAGTCCAAAATGGGGAATGCTGTTTTGGGAAGGGGACCAAATGGTAAGCTGGCAAGCTAATGATGGTATAAAGAGTTCTGTTGTTGCCCTATTGAGCAGTGGACTTTCCGGTTATGCTTTTAACCATAGTGATATCGGAGGCTATtgtaccatgaacttaccttttaTTAGGTACTGTCGAACTGAAGAGTTGCTTTTGAGATGGATGGAGCTAAATGCATTCACCATAGTTTTCCGTACTCATGAG GGAAACAAGCCTTGGTGCAACAGTCAATTTTACTCCAACAACAAAACGTTATCACATTTTGCACGCTTTGCTAAAGTGTACAAAGCTTGGAAGTTTTACAGAGTCGAACTTGTAAAG GAAGCGGCTCAAAAGGGATCACCTGTCTGCCGTCATCTATTTCTTCACTACCCAAACGACGAGAGGGTTCAAAGCTTAAGTTACGAGCAGTTCTTGGTAGGCAGTGAGATCCTAGTGGTTCCTGTTCTTCACAAAGGTAAGAAAAATGTCAAAGTTCATTTCCCAGTTGGAGAAACTTGTAGTTGGCAACATATTTGGACCggaaaaacataccaaaaacaaGGTTGTCAAGCTTGGGTTGAAGCTCCATTAGGCTATCCTGCTGTATTTGTTAAGGTTGGCTCTATAGTCGGAGAAACTTTTCTAAGAAACctgaaaaattttgatattttgtaA
- the LOC108462341 gene encoding phosphatidylinositol 4-phosphate 5-kinase 4-like codes for MMNMLNKENSTVSRAWEATLRKTHAAKKRANSIFGTIALANATATNTTTTTTTTSINAVQDNDKNCTISEAAYFTEKILPNGEYYKGQWCDNFPEGQGKYYWIDGCMYVGEWHKGKTMGRGRFRWPSGATYEGEFKSGYMDGTGTYVGSNGDTYKGQWVMNLKHGNGIEYYANGDWYEGEWRRGLRYGIGKYQWHNKNHYDGEWKNGVIHGNGCFVWINGDQYDGCWEDGMPKGNGTYQLSDGSFYVGYWSKEENEQNGTYHPSESSSNDVEWDPKIVYNQLADCKISPGEKVPILPSQKKLAISYSSNNAEKSRRPSIDGRGSLVLERPFDKMNLWGENDNDFNSFEMSRQLDCEFYGVNPAESNYKFNPLLPLKVPKPGNRQGEKISVGHKNYELMLNLQLGIRHSVGRPAPPTSLDLKASAFDPKEKIWTRFPPEGSKYTPPHQSCEFKWKDYTPVVFRSLRKLFKVDPADYMLSICGNDALRELSSPGKSGSFFYLTDDDIYMIKTMKKAEVKVFLKMLAAYYNHVRSFENSLVIKYYGLHCVKVTGAIQRKVRFIIMGNLLRSEYTIHTRFDLKGSSLGRVTNKPESEINSTTILKDLDLNFIFKLQKAWFHKFCWQINRDCEFLEQVRTMDYSLLVGLHFREISSNGELIPCEKRDPRNESSSLHSRSTSDQLLLDLERQANMVLGANMPARVERTIRKPECELQLVGEQTGEYYKVILSFGIIDILQDYDITKKLEHAYKSIQYDPTSISAVDPKLYSKRFRDFIFKAFTEDT; via the exons ATGATGAACATGTTGAACAAGGAGAATAGTACTGTTTCAAGGGCATGGGAGGCCACTTTGCGCAAAACACATGCAGCAAAGAAACGTGCAAATAGCATTTTTGGTACAATAGCTTTAGCAAATGCAACAGCTACtaacaccaccaccaccaccaccaccaccagcaTCAATGCTGTTCAAGACAATGATAAAAATTGCACCATCTCTGAGGCAGCATACTTCACAGAGAAAATTCTACCTAATGGGGAGTATTATAAAGGTCAATGGTGTGATAATTTCCCTGAAGGTCAAGGCAAATATTATTGGATTGATGGATGCATGTATGTAGGAGAATGGCATAAAGGCAAAACTATGGGGAGAGGAAGGTTTCGATGGCCATCTGGTGCTACATATGAAGGTGAGTTCAAAAGTGGGTACATGGATGGTACTGGTACATATGTTGGATCGAATGGGGATACTTATAAAGGACAATGGGTAATGAACTTGAAACATGGTAATGGCATTGAGTATTATGCTAATGGCGATTGGTACGAAGGTGAATGGCGCCGTGGTTTACGATATGGAATCGGGAAATACCAATGGCATAACAAGAATCATTATGATGGTGAATGGAAGAATGGGGTGATTCATGGTAATGGGTGTTTTGTATGGATTAATGGCGATCAGTATGATGGATGTTGGGAAGATGGTATGCCGAAAGGTAATGGTACATACCAATTGTCTGATGGGAGTTTTTATGTTGGATATTGGAGTaaagaagaaaatgaacaaaatggTACATATCATCCATCAGAATCTTCTTCAAATGATGTTGAATGGGATCCTAAAATTGTGTATAACCAATTAGCTGACTGCAAAATTTCCCCTGGTGAAAAGGTACCAATCTTGCCATCACAAAAGAAATTAGCGATATCGTATTCGTCTAACAACGCGGAGAAATCGAGGAGACCGTCGATTGATGGAAGAGGAAGCTTAGTCTTAGAAAGACCATTTGATAAAATGAATCTATGGGGCGAAAATGATAATGATTTCAATAGTTTTGAAATGAGTAGACAATTGGATTGTGAGTTCTATGGTGTAAATCCTGCAGAATCAAATTATAAGTTCAACCCTCTATTACCATTGAAGGTACCTAAGCCTGGTAATAGGCAAGGTGAAAAAATATCTGTAGGACATAAGAACTATGAACTTATGCTCAACTTGCAATTGGGAATAAG GCATTCAGTAGGAAGACCTGCACCACCTACAAGTCTTGATCTTAAGGCTTCGGCTTTTGACcctaaagagaaaatttggacaaGGTTTCCACCGGAAGGTAGTAAATATACTCCACCACATCAATCTTGTGAATTCAAATGGAAAGATTATACTCCAGTTGTTTTCAG GTCATTGAGGAAACTATTCAAGGTGGACCCTGCAGATTACATGCTATCTATTTGTGGAAATGATGCACTAAGGGAGCTATCTTCCCCAGGCAAAAGTGGTAGCTTTTTTTACTTGACTGATGATGACATATACATGATCAAAACCATGAAAAAAGCAGAAGTCAAA GTATTTTTAAAGATGCTTGCAGCCTATTATAACCATGTTCGATCTTTCGAAAACAGTTTAGTCATAAAATATTATGGCTTGCACTGTGTAAAGGTAACCGGTGCCATACAAAGAAAG GTGCGGTTCATTATCATGGGGAATCTCTTACGCTCCGAATATACGATTCACACACGCTTTGACTTAAAAGGATCTTCATTAGGGCGTGTAACAAATAAGCCTGAATCCGAGATCAATAGTACAACTATACTTAAAGATCTTGATTTGAACTTCATATTCAAACTGCAGAAAGCTTGGTTTCATAAGTTTTGTTG GCAAATAAATAGGGATTGTGAGTTTCTTGAACAAGTTAGAACAATGGACTACAGTCTTTTGGTGGGACTTCACTTCAGAGAAATTTCAAGTAATGGAGAGCTAATTCCATGTGAAAAAC GCGATCCTAGGAATGAATCAAGTAGTCTTCATTCTAGATCAACTTCTGATCAACTTCTACTAGACCTTGAAAG GCAAGCTAACATGGTGTTGGGAGCCAATATGCCAGCACGAGTAGAAAGAACTATAAGAAAGCCTGAATGTGAGTTACAACTTGTAGGAGAACAAACTGGGGAGTATTATAAAGTTATATTGTCCTTCGGCATTATAGACATACTTCAAGATTATGACATTACCAAGAAGCTTGAACATGCATATAAATCAATTCAATACGATCCTACTTCTATATCAGCCGTGGATCCTAAACTGTATTCTAAGCGATTTCGAGATTTCATTTTCAAAGCTTTTACTGAAGATACTTAG